In the Thermogemmata fonticola genome, CGGTTGATCTTTGGGCTTTATGGTAGAAATCCTGCAAGCCGAGCGTCAGGGCACCGAGGGTAGAAGTCCCGCACGCCGAGCGTTGGGGCACCAAAAGGGGGCAGGTGCCAGGTGTGAGGGAAGGGCGGAAATGAGGCGGCAGATATTTCGATCCACTTGGGTAGGATCAGGCTGATTCCTCTGCGGAAGCGGCCTGGCGCATCGCCTGCCATTGTTCGTAACTGATCAACACCTGGCGGGCATTGCTGCCGTTGTAGGGACCAACAATGCCATCTTCAGCCATGTAATCGATGAAGCGGGCGGCTTTGCCGTAACCGATGCCCAAGGCCCGTTGCAATAGCGACGTGCTGCCACGTTGTTCGCGCAGGACGATCTCCACGGCTTGTTCATAGAGCGGATCGCGTTCGCGAGCGCGGAGTCCACCCTCTGCCCCCTCAGCATTTTCGCGGCTTTCCCGCGTCCGCAAGTTGAGCAATTCACTGTCGTAATTCGGCGTATCCGTGGCAATATACTGCACCACCCGTTCGATCTCTTGATCCTCGATGAGCGCTCCTTGGGCGCGAAGTATGGTGCTAGTGCCGGGTTGCAGGAAGAGCATATCCCCCTGCCCCAAGAGACGTTCGGCTCCCTTCTCATCCAGGACGACAGCGCTGTCGGAGCGGCTCGCGACCTGGAAGCAGATGCGGGCCGGCAGGTTGGATTTGATCAGGCCCGTGACAACATCCACCGTAGGCTTTTGCGTAGCGAGGATCAGGTGAATCCCCGCTGCGCGGGACTTCTGAGCTAGCAGGATGATATTTCCTTCGATCTCCTTTTTCATTCGCAGGATCAGGTCGGCCACTTCGTCGATGACGATGACGATATAGGGCATGCGGCGGGGTACGGCGCGCCGCTCCTCCTCATCCGCGGGCTGCACTCGCCGGAGGATTTCCTCTTCTCCCAGTTCATTGAAAGCAGCGATATTGCGGACGCGTGCCCGGTGTAGCCATTCGTACCGTTCCTCCATTTTCTCGACCGCCCAGGCTAGAATTGCCTCGGCTTTCTTCTCGTCAGTGACCACCGGCGTCATCAGGTGCGGAATGCGGGCATAATCGCTCAACTCCACTTTCTTGGGGTCGATCAGGATCATGCGGCAATCTTGGGGCGAGCGGGTCAAAAGCAGGCTGACGATGAGGGTGTTGAGGCACACGGACTTGCCCGTTCCCGTTCGACCCGCGATGAGCAGATGGGGCATGGCTGCCAGATCGTAGGCCAAGGGACGGCCTTCGACATCCTTGCCTAAAAAGATGGGGAGCTTGTACCGGGCCACCTTAGGCGTTCCCGCCAGAGCCGCCACCACTTCCTTGAGCCGAACGGTCTGCCGTACTTCGTTCGGCACCTCGATTCCGACGGTATTGCGGCCCGGCAAAGGAGCTACCACCCGGACTGACGGTACCTTCAGGTTCAAAGCCAGGTCATCCGCCAAGGCTGTTACTTTGCTCAAGCGTAGACCTGTTTCCAGCGCCACTTCGTACTGGGTGATGACCGGTCCGGTATGAATGCCGACCACTTTCACCGTGATGCCGAAATCTTGGCAGGTTTTCTCCAGCAAAGCGGCCATTTCTCGCAGCTTCTGCTCCTGCTCTTCCACCGAAAACGGTTCCGGATCACGCAGCAAACTCAACGGGGGAAAGGAATATCCCTCGGCATCCGCCACGGGGGAAGTGAGGGGAGGCACTGGAGAAGGCATTGCGGAATCGTTGGCCAAAGCCGGTGGGGAAGCTGCAATGGGGATGGTGTGGTCTGCGGTCGCATCAGCCGCGGGTGCTGGATGGCTGCGAGGTGCAGCCGAGTTGCTGCCAGAGGAGGTCGGAGGAGTGGCCGCAGACCGACGTCCAAACAATTGCACGAGCCACCGGCCCAGGGAAAGAAGGGCCAGGAGCAGCTTTTCGTTAATGTCAGCAAAGCGTTCGTTGAGCCACAGCAGCGCCCGGGCCACCGT is a window encoding:
- a CDS encoding DNA translocase FtsK; this encodes MTRRKETRERRFSLDVLAWMWWLAGGIGTAGTVLRLANVPGGSKPWWARDCGAVETLGWAALLLWWGWAVVGIRLVMRRCWPRVLGALLGWTLLTVVAAVLIDVHLDFLPHTSLAGPGGSVGAYLRFIAEDVGHGEWLPLHLAAFATAFLGLLLAADRWLRRLARTIWWMICTVARALLWLNERFADINEKLLLALLSLGRWLVQLFGRRSAATPPTSSGSNSAAPRSHPAPAADATADHTIPIAASPPALANDSAMPSPVPPLTSPVADAEGYSFPPLSLLRDPEPFSVEEQEQKLREMAALLEKTCQDFGITVKVVGIHTGPVITQYEVALETGLRLSKVTALADDLALNLKVPSVRVVAPLPGRNTVGIEVPNEVRQTVRLKEVVAALAGTPKVARYKLPIFLGKDVEGRPLAYDLAAMPHLLIAGRTGTGKSVCLNTLIVSLLLTRSPQDCRMILIDPKKVELSDYARIPHLMTPVVTDEKKAEAILAWAVEKMEERYEWLHRARVRNIAAFNELGEEEILRRVQPADEEERRAVPRRMPYIVIVIDEVADLILRMKKEIEGNIILLAQKSRAAGIHLILATQKPTVDVVTGLIKSNLPARICFQVASRSDSAVVLDEKGAERLLGQGDMLFLQPGTSTILRAQGALIEDQEIERVVQYIATDTPNYDSELLNLRTRESRENAEGAEGGLRARERDPLYEQAVEIVLREQRGSTSLLQRALGIGYGKAARFIDYMAEDGIVGPYNGSNARQVLISYEQWQAMRQAASAEESA